The Paralichthys olivaceus isolate ysfri-2021 chromosome 9, ASM2471397v2, whole genome shotgun sequence genome contains a region encoding:
- the nkrf gene encoding NF-kappa-B-repressing factor isoform X1, whose amino-acid sequence MAEGTDSVEMPSFDPSPSSEAKKRPSSSDGRDEPMRKMPVSKFGSRPRFEPVHFVSGGSSGGTGTDEKENDKERRRSELYGMRQWDSEHSSYSSTSRAQGSSSLRSAFDRVPSHTSDSWGSHRDRDRDRGISLGSTSGLGYGGRGSSTNFMAKTQQDYTAKYDSYSSRNSDYSQPHRYNGYAGAGRSGGWDSGRQGLGYGYQDRPSSSRPFSRVYNSPGRSSPSTSQLGSSSQPLAIAQSTLDDKQRLIQSVASALAFASRDPMYMTGSESPNYNFMLSRSIQACKTNPEYIYVNLKDIPQADLPKNRKVPTDGYACELRCQGVYLATGYSGSKNGARDRASEQAVKLFLKQVEVRVAQRKFRHSTVNDIVVCQMHSPTPAFLPALRNPEDKPTPSSKGQYEPDKRKHWTEFVVMDNAHDAICILNNSAAFNRMKIDYKFDLLPNSAWLCSVFLQDELVAQSTGTKKSSKHSAAAEAVRKLRMNQAQRQQQQQQQQQQQQQQQPQQPPQYSRGNNPSEFAGRFGQQGGKKKHLSELVILENSDNAICIINDTAQFNKVTADYKFTVLPDHRWRCEVYLEGQYVAAGIGSKKIVKHIAATEALETLKQTQAVVKSNLRKEGHNDAISRSQILARSGEEATRQEIKEDNIGNQLLRKMGWKGGGLGRDGEGIAEPIRVKEQFSREGLGMDMDKAGNQLSKRDIEDIIRNYASSDRQDDLRFSTDLTNDERKQIHQISQKYGLRSKSYGQGRQRFLIVSRKVHKDQLIGQLLQEGQVGRYELVKPQASH is encoded by the exons ATGGCAGAAGGGACAGACAGTGTCGAAATGCCCTCCTTTGACCCAAGTCCTAGTTCTGAAGCAAAAAAGAGACCTTCTTCTTCTGATGGCA GAGACGAGCCCATGAGGAAAATGCCTGTGTCAAAATTTGGTTCCAGACCTCGATTCGAGCCTGTTCACTTTGTCAGTGGTGGAAGCAGCGGAGGAACCGGCACCGACGAGAAGGAGAACGATAAGGAGCGCAGGAGGAGTGAGTTATACGGAATGAGACAGTGGGACTCTGAGCACTCCTCctacagcagcaccagcagagcACAGGGCTCCTCTTCCCTGAGGTCTGCTTTTGACAGAGTGCCATCGCACACGTCGGACTCTTGGGGTTCCCatagagatagagacagagacagagggatttCTTTAGGTAGTACGAGTGGCTTAGGTTATGGAGGACGTGGGTCCTCTACAAACTTCAtggcaaaaacacaacaggactATACAGCCAAGTATGATTCCTACTCCTCTCGAAATTCAGACTATTCTCAGCCCCACAGGTATAATGGATATGCTGGAGCGGGCAGGTCAGGAGGTTGGGATTCAGGACGCCAGGGTTTGGGATACGGTTATCAAGACCGGCCGTCATCAAGCAGACCATTCAGCAGAGTGTACAACAGTCCAGGCAGGAGCAGTCCGAGCACGTCACAGCTGGGCTCTTCATCGCAGCCTCTTGCTATAGCTCAGTCAACATTGGATGACAAGCAAAGGCTGATTCAAAGTGTAGCATCTGCGTTGGCTTTTGCTTCTAGGGACCCCATGTATATGACCGGAAGTGAATCACCAAACTATAATTTCATGTTGAGCCGCAGCATTCAGGCCTGCAAGACCAACCCAGAGTATATTTATGTCAATCTGAAGGACATTCCTCAGGCTGACCTACCCAAGAACAGGAAAGTACCAACAGACGGTTATGCCTGTGAACTGAGATGTCAGGGTGTGTACCTTGCTACTGGATACTCCGGCAGTAAAAATGGGGCGAGAGACCGAGCGTCTGAGCAGGCTGTAAAACTCTTCCTGAAACAAGTTGAAGTTCGTGTTGCGCAGCGCAAATTCAGACACTCGACTGTCAATGACATAGTTGTTTGCCAGATGCACAGCCCTACCCCAGCCTTTTTACCTGCACTCCGCAATCCAGAGGATAAACCAACGCCCAGCTCAAAAGGCCAATACGAGCCTGACAAACGCAAGCACTGGACAGAGTTTGTGGTCATGGACAATGCCCACGACGCCATCTGCATTCTCAACAACTCAGCGGCTTTTAATCGCATGAAGATAGACTACAAGTTCGACCTCCTCCCCAACAGCGCTTGGCTGTGCAGCGTCTTTCTGCAGGATGAGCTGGTTGCACAGTCAACAGGCACAAAAAAGAGCTCCAagcactcagcagcagcagaggcagtgaGGAAACTTCGCATGAACCAGGCACAAcgacagcaacagcagcagcaacagcagcagcagcagcaacaacaacaaccacaacagccCCCACAGTACTCCAGAGGAAATAACCCGTCAGAATTTGCAGGACGCTTTGGGCAACAGGGCGGCAAAAAGAAGCATCTGAGCGAGTTGGTTATCCTGGAAAACTCTGACAATGCTATTTGTATCATCAATGACACAGCACAATTTAATAAAGTGACTGCTGATTACAAATTCACCGTCCTGCCCGATCATCGCTGGAGGTGTGAAGTTTACTTAGAAGGACAGTATGTGGCAGCAGGAATTGGGTCCAAGAAAATAGTGAAGCACATTGCAGCGACGGAGGCTCTGGAAACTTTGAAACAAACTCAGGCCGTGGTGAAATCCAACCTAAGAAAGGAGGGTCACAACGACGCCATATCCAGATCCCAGATCCTGGCTCGCTCTGGTGAGGAGGCCACAAGACAGGAGATAAAAGAAGACAACATCGGAAACCAGCTGCTCCGCAAGATGGGCTGGAAGGGCGGCGGCCTGGGTCGAGATGGTGAGGGCATTGCAGAACCAATCAGAGTGAAGGAGCAGTTTTCCAGAGAGGGGCTGGGTATGGACATGGACAAAGCAGGAAATCAACTGAGCAAGCGCGACATTGAGGACATCATTCGTAACTACGCCAGTTCAGACCGTCAGGATGATCTCCGCTTCTCCACCGACCTCACCAACGACGAACGCAAACAGATCCACCAGATTTCTCAGAAATACGGCCTACGGAGCAAATCATACGGACAGGGGCGGCAGCGCTTCCTTATTGTCAGTCGCAAAGTACACAAAGATCAGCTGATTGGTCAGCTTCTGCAGGAAGGACAGGTGGGACGATACGAACTCGTGAAACCTCAGGCCTCGCACTAA
- the nkrf gene encoding NF-kappa-B-repressing factor isoform X2 has protein sequence MRKMPVSKFGSRPRFEPVHFVSGGSSGGTGTDEKENDKERRRSELYGMRQWDSEHSSYSSTSRAQGSSSLRSAFDRVPSHTSDSWGSHRDRDRDRGISLGSTSGLGYGGRGSSTNFMAKTQQDYTAKYDSYSSRNSDYSQPHRYNGYAGAGRSGGWDSGRQGLGYGYQDRPSSSRPFSRVYNSPGRSSPSTSQLGSSSQPLAIAQSTLDDKQRLIQSVASALAFASRDPMYMTGSESPNYNFMLSRSIQACKTNPEYIYVNLKDIPQADLPKNRKVPTDGYACELRCQGVYLATGYSGSKNGARDRASEQAVKLFLKQVEVRVAQRKFRHSTVNDIVVCQMHSPTPAFLPALRNPEDKPTPSSKGQYEPDKRKHWTEFVVMDNAHDAICILNNSAAFNRMKIDYKFDLLPNSAWLCSVFLQDELVAQSTGTKKSSKHSAAAEAVRKLRMNQAQRQQQQQQQQQQQQQQQPQQPPQYSRGNNPSEFAGRFGQQGGKKKHLSELVILENSDNAICIINDTAQFNKVTADYKFTVLPDHRWRCEVYLEGQYVAAGIGSKKIVKHIAATEALETLKQTQAVVKSNLRKEGHNDAISRSQILARSGEEATRQEIKEDNIGNQLLRKMGWKGGGLGRDGEGIAEPIRVKEQFSREGLGMDMDKAGNQLSKRDIEDIIRNYASSDRQDDLRFSTDLTNDERKQIHQISQKYGLRSKSYGQGRQRFLIVSRKVHKDQLIGQLLQEGQVGRYELVKPQASH, from the coding sequence ATGAGGAAAATGCCTGTGTCAAAATTTGGTTCCAGACCTCGATTCGAGCCTGTTCACTTTGTCAGTGGTGGAAGCAGCGGAGGAACCGGCACCGACGAGAAGGAGAACGATAAGGAGCGCAGGAGGAGTGAGTTATACGGAATGAGACAGTGGGACTCTGAGCACTCCTCctacagcagcaccagcagagcACAGGGCTCCTCTTCCCTGAGGTCTGCTTTTGACAGAGTGCCATCGCACACGTCGGACTCTTGGGGTTCCCatagagatagagacagagacagagggatttCTTTAGGTAGTACGAGTGGCTTAGGTTATGGAGGACGTGGGTCCTCTACAAACTTCAtggcaaaaacacaacaggactATACAGCCAAGTATGATTCCTACTCCTCTCGAAATTCAGACTATTCTCAGCCCCACAGGTATAATGGATATGCTGGAGCGGGCAGGTCAGGAGGTTGGGATTCAGGACGCCAGGGTTTGGGATACGGTTATCAAGACCGGCCGTCATCAAGCAGACCATTCAGCAGAGTGTACAACAGTCCAGGCAGGAGCAGTCCGAGCACGTCACAGCTGGGCTCTTCATCGCAGCCTCTTGCTATAGCTCAGTCAACATTGGATGACAAGCAAAGGCTGATTCAAAGTGTAGCATCTGCGTTGGCTTTTGCTTCTAGGGACCCCATGTATATGACCGGAAGTGAATCACCAAACTATAATTTCATGTTGAGCCGCAGCATTCAGGCCTGCAAGACCAACCCAGAGTATATTTATGTCAATCTGAAGGACATTCCTCAGGCTGACCTACCCAAGAACAGGAAAGTACCAACAGACGGTTATGCCTGTGAACTGAGATGTCAGGGTGTGTACCTTGCTACTGGATACTCCGGCAGTAAAAATGGGGCGAGAGACCGAGCGTCTGAGCAGGCTGTAAAACTCTTCCTGAAACAAGTTGAAGTTCGTGTTGCGCAGCGCAAATTCAGACACTCGACTGTCAATGACATAGTTGTTTGCCAGATGCACAGCCCTACCCCAGCCTTTTTACCTGCACTCCGCAATCCAGAGGATAAACCAACGCCCAGCTCAAAAGGCCAATACGAGCCTGACAAACGCAAGCACTGGACAGAGTTTGTGGTCATGGACAATGCCCACGACGCCATCTGCATTCTCAACAACTCAGCGGCTTTTAATCGCATGAAGATAGACTACAAGTTCGACCTCCTCCCCAACAGCGCTTGGCTGTGCAGCGTCTTTCTGCAGGATGAGCTGGTTGCACAGTCAACAGGCACAAAAAAGAGCTCCAagcactcagcagcagcagaggcagtgaGGAAACTTCGCATGAACCAGGCACAAcgacagcaacagcagcagcaacagcagcagcagcagcaacaacaacaaccacaacagccCCCACAGTACTCCAGAGGAAATAACCCGTCAGAATTTGCAGGACGCTTTGGGCAACAGGGCGGCAAAAAGAAGCATCTGAGCGAGTTGGTTATCCTGGAAAACTCTGACAATGCTATTTGTATCATCAATGACACAGCACAATTTAATAAAGTGACTGCTGATTACAAATTCACCGTCCTGCCCGATCATCGCTGGAGGTGTGAAGTTTACTTAGAAGGACAGTATGTGGCAGCAGGAATTGGGTCCAAGAAAATAGTGAAGCACATTGCAGCGACGGAGGCTCTGGAAACTTTGAAACAAACTCAGGCCGTGGTGAAATCCAACCTAAGAAAGGAGGGTCACAACGACGCCATATCCAGATCCCAGATCCTGGCTCGCTCTGGTGAGGAGGCCACAAGACAGGAGATAAAAGAAGACAACATCGGAAACCAGCTGCTCCGCAAGATGGGCTGGAAGGGCGGCGGCCTGGGTCGAGATGGTGAGGGCATTGCAGAACCAATCAGAGTGAAGGAGCAGTTTTCCAGAGAGGGGCTGGGTATGGACATGGACAAAGCAGGAAATCAACTGAGCAAGCGCGACATTGAGGACATCATTCGTAACTACGCCAGTTCAGACCGTCAGGATGATCTCCGCTTCTCCACCGACCTCACCAACGACGAACGCAAACAGATCCACCAGATTTCTCAGAAATACGGCCTACGGAGCAAATCATACGGACAGGGGCGGCAGCGCTTCCTTATTGTCAGTCGCAAAGTACACAAAGATCAGCTGATTGGTCAGCTTCTGCAGGAAGGACAGGTGGGACGATACGAACTCGTGAAACCTCAGGCCTCGCACTAA
- the ube2a gene encoding ubiquitin-conjugating enzyme E2 A, whose product MSTPARRRLMRDFKRLQEDPPAGVSGAPSENNIMVWNAVIFGPEGTPFEDGTFKLTIEFTEEYPNKPPTVRFVSKMFHPNVYADGSICLDILQNRWSPTYDVSSILTSIQSLLDEPNPNSPANSQAAQLYQENKREYEKRVSAIVEQSWRDC is encoded by the exons ATGTCAACTCCAGCAAGACGACGTTTAATGAGAGATTTTAAACG ACTTCAAGAGGATCCTCCAGCAGGAGTTAGTGGGGCTCCATCAGAAAACAATATCATGGTGTGGAATGCTGTCATATTTGG ACCTGAGGGAACACCTTTTGAAGATG GAACCTTCAAACTTACCATTGAATTCACAGAGGAATATCCAAATAAACCTCCAACGGTGCGATTTGTCTCCAAAATGTTTCATCCAAATG tgtatGCAGATGGAAGCATATGCTTAGATATACTTCAGAATCGTTGGAGTCCAACCTATGATGTCTCTTCAATCTTAACTTCAATACAG TCTTTACTGGACGAGCCAAACCCAAACAGTCCAGCCAATAGCCAAGCAGCCCAGCTGTACCAGGAAAACAAGCGGGAGTATGAGAAGAGGGTTTCTGCTATTGTTGAACAGAGTTGGCGTGACTGTTGA